The following are encoded together in the Lathyrus oleraceus cultivar Zhongwan6 chromosome 3, CAAS_Psat_ZW6_1.0, whole genome shotgun sequence genome:
- the LOC127129601 gene encoding uncharacterized protein LOC127129601: protein MTALARREDNIQRTIVIENAIPPQVNNLAQTQPVQIPVEDQIIQEHPIVRDRHSSYDAIEYHSFVVSAQNSQGEVPVTKPKYPRHVEVAEIFQVLEEKLKAIEGQDAFGLNTSDMCLVLGLIMPSKFKAPDFEKYRGDSCPKKHLVMFCRKFTSYAHSDKLMIHCFQDSLSGESLSWYMQLEKCHIQSWLDLANAFLKQYTYNLDMAPSRTQLQGLSKESNESFRGYAQRWRELAAQVQPPLLEKELVDLFMDTLQVPYYEKMIGSTSPDFSRLVSAGIRIEGMLKSGKI, encoded by the coding sequence ATGACAGCCTTGGCAAGGAGAGAGGACAACATTCAACGGACGATAGTCATTGAGAATGCTATTCCACCTCAAGTGAACAATCTTGCTCAAACTCAGCCGGTGCAAATCCCTGTCGAGGACCAGATTATACAAGAGCATCCCATTGTTCGAGACAGACACTCCTCTTATGATGCTATTGAGTATCATAGTTTCGTAGTCTCTGCACAAAATTCCCAAGGGGAAGTCCCGGTGACGAAACCCAAATATCCACGACATGTGGAGGTTGCTGAAATATTTCAGGTGTTAGAAGAGAAGCTTAAAGCTATAGAAGGGCAAGATGCTTTCGGTCTGAATACTTCAGACATGTGTTTAGTGCTTGGCCTAATAATGCCTTCAAAGTTCAAGGCACCGGATTTCGAAAAGTATAGAGGGGATAGTTGTCCAAAGAAAcatttggtgatgttttgtaGAAAATTTACTTCTTATGCTCACAGTGATAAGCTGATGATTCACTGTTTTCAGGACAGTCTGAGTGGGGAATCATTGAGTTGGTACATGCAGCTAGAAAAGTGCCACATCCAATCATGGTTAGACCTGGCTAACGCCTTTTTAAAGCAGTACACATACAATTTGGACATGGCTCCCAGTCGCACGCAGTTGCAAGGTTTATCTAAAGAGAGCAACGAATCCTTTAGAGgatatgcccaaagatggagagaattaGCTGCTCAAGTTCAACCACCACTTCTGGAGAAAGAATTGGTTGACTTATTCATGGATACCTTGCAAGTTCCGTACTATGAAAAGATGATAGGAAGTACTTCACCTGATTTTTCACGTCTGGTGTCAGCTGGAATACGCATCGAGGGCATGCTCAAAAGTGGAAAGATCTAA